The Manihot esculenta cultivar AM560-2 chromosome 1, M.esculenta_v8, whole genome shotgun sequence genome has a window encoding:
- the LOC110618954 gene encoding soluble inorganic pyrophosphatase PPA1 has translation MGDNDGEPSRKKSGFPHAVLNERILSSMSRGSIAAHPWHDLEIGPGAPSVFNCVIEIGKGSKVKYELDKISGLIKVDRVLYSSVVYPHNYGFIPRTICEDSDPMDVLVLMQEPVLPGTFLRARAIGLMPMIDQGEKDDKIIAVCADDPEFRHYTDIKELPPHRLAEIRRFFEDYKKNENKKVDVEDFLPAKAATDAIKYSMDLYASYIVESLRQ, from the exons ATGGGTGACAATGATGGAGAACCGAGCAGAAAAAAATCAGGGTTTCCTCATGCAGTCCTCAATGAAAGGATTCTTTCTTCAATGTCGCGAGGATCTATTGCTGCTCATCCTTGGCATGACTTGGAGATTG GACCAGGAGCTCCATCTGTTTTCAACTGT GTGATTGAAATTGGCAAAGGGAGCAAGGTTAAGTACGAGCTTGACAAGATAAGCGGTCTTATAAAA GTTGATCGTGTTCTCTACTCATCTGTTGTTTACCCGCACAACTATGGTTTCATCCCTCGAACTATCTGTGAAGACAGTGATCCTATGGATGTCCTGGTACTGATGCAG GAGCCTGTGCTACCTGGTACTTTTCTTCGTGCTCGTGCCATTGGTTTAATGCCCATGATTGACCAG GGTGAAAAGGATGACAAGATTATAGCAGTATGTGCCGATGATCCTGAGTTCCGCCATTACACAGACATCAAGGAGCTTCCTCCTCATCGTCTAGCTGAAATCCGCCGCTTTTTTGAGGACT ATAAAAAGAATGAGAACAAGAAAGTTGATGTGGAAGACTTCTTGCCAGCAAAGGCTGCCACTGATGCCATCAAGTACTCCAT GGACCTGTATGCATCTTACATTGTTGAAAGCTTGAGGCAGTGA
- the LOC110601432 gene encoding auxilin-like protein 1 isoform X1 — MENPSHSRQPNMLSKKSCNGTTTKSIYDDEFGGPPRFGAPTLSPRVEDYREIFGGFHASRASSIPVLDLPLVDEADEVFCDARSSGFDYGEVFGGLNDDDFAVYYDELMMEQSNGIGDDSSSDEAWAPAEAENLSDESDHSVKDQSLSNGDSHDSVDGNMEFNISYSKVGQRRNENLSTGITHIAQLDSDSGYTFLVDKMSSLPKTDHEYQNLHPSNDDRLNIEYTGEMLRGRHLKKVMSYPANNTNNVLFFGEDVRAQKEFVRNGSLPKETFVTISDVSLRTRPSHLPPPTRPPPPALDVLKGDSGKVTSNCQNVVFEETAGDSSPPYFDVEVDASSSAAAMKEAMDKAQAKLKSAKESIERKRESLQNRVKSDTKKDRKDKEEKLTKIVNGLVSRRDEREQGISQIEENGMEFSVLEKQKVKKTTQPILDLLEGKKHRNGAKRSTEENHGRESSSSQGSDRIDVAGEWKEAAQFFELITDKSRKASDQENNENVLLHNSNFHERVEKEKKAIVKASQHPQKNDKKVKAVRADDELVDCEKKTEDPKEAVEQNRSSGRSVAANRQKGNDKKVQVAVEASKQEGNEKKFNMDLKPVETEKPQARLDDLQKHENYVEVQERESKIVARQTKKHKEKALWLKEDNKIMEDVKKFTRENGDSERRQRKVFVLEENDEKLNAPLEQAENDRRLKKVVHEQEENENINSEASEIEANGKRLREVLRREENERRLKEALEKKGNKRILKDTREKEERLRREREAVEWEENEKRHREAREREENEKRHRETREREENEKRQTEACEREENEKRQREAREREDNEKRHREAREREENEKRHKEAREREENEKRQREAGEREENEKRHREACEREENEKRQREAREREENEKRKREASEREEGEKRKRDAREREENEKRQREAREREENEKRQREAREREENEKRLREAHEREETENRQREAHEREETEKRIKEVLEKEENERRMKETVEKEERQRRQREAVEQEENAKRGREENEKRLKEAEKKENGRLKAVESEENERRQRDAHEKEESEKRCEETFEREEIEQEASGREVGRSLKEVREQQKNCMASRRAQEADGIEAALKVDNEPEDIGTTSQATCEWEETEAKHTDIGESGKEKALNNMAKDHSVMKQACELCDDKSLGATKLAGKNEGSSKKLDLTKEIAIEETSKIVDQLRNDEKKVVSGIAQGNLKQEKSQFLMEDSTDIEQNNIGKVRSNFQVDPVFGNQGKKFPYEKSDKGKHIEQSQVSLNPEISNVTFMSAKVVKESVDTARKIGGAQQIILEVKGSTQRTAQQVNATQSTERKVKNSYETLSSEDKEAERMKRERDLEMERLRKMEEEREREREREKDRMAVDKATLDTREGAYAEARERAERAAVERATAEARQRALNESRERLEKACAEAREKSLPEKASMEARLRAERAAVERATAEARERAFEKAMAERAASGARERVERSVSDKFSASSRSSGMRATSSSSDLQDLQSQGSGTFTGSRYQYSSVYSERFEGVEGESAQRYKARLERHQRTAERAAKALAEKNMRDLFAQREQAERNRLAETLDADVKRWSSGKEGNLRALLSTLQYILGPDSGWQPIPLTEVITAAAVKKAYRKATLCVHPDKLQQRGASIQQKYICEKVFDLLKEAWNKFNSEER, encoded by the exons ATGGAAAATCCTTCGCATTCTCGGCAACCAAACATGCTCTCCAAAAAGAGCTGCAATGGCACCACCACCAAGTCCATTTACGACGACGAGTTTGGTGGGCCACCCAGGTTCGGAGCCCCGACACTGTCTCCTCGGGTCGAGGACTACCGCGAGATATTCGGTGGGTTCCACGCTTCACGCGCCTCCTCGATTCCCGTGCTCGATCTTCCATTGGTCGATGAGGCGGATGAGGTTTTCTGCGATGCACGTAGCTCTGGTTTTGACTACGGCGAGGTTTTTGGAGGATTGAATGACGATGATTTTGCAGTGTATTACGATGAGTTGATGATGGAGCAATCCAACGGTATCGGTGATGATTCCTCCTCTGACGAGGCTTG GGCTCCAGCAGAAGCTGAAAATCTATCAGATGAGTCAGATCATTCTGTAAAGGACCAGAGCTTATCGAATGGAGATTCACATGACTCAGTTGATGGCAATATGGAGTTCAACATATCTTATAGTAAAGTTGGTCAAAGAAGGAATGAAAATTTGTCAACTGGGATTACACATATAGCTCAGCTGGATTCTGATTCTGGATATACTTTTTTGGTTGATAAAATGTCTTCCTTGCCAAAGACAGACCACGAGTATCAAAATTTGCATCCTAGTAATGATGATCGTCTCAATATCGAGTATACTGGGGAAATGCTGAGAGGAAGGCATCTCAAAAAAGTCATGTCATACCCAGCTAATAACACTAATAATGTACTGTTTTTTGGAGAAGACGTTAGGGCTCAAAAAGAATTTGTCAGGAATGGCTCTCTTCCTAAAGAGACGTTTGTAACCATTTCTGATGTAAGCCTTAGAACTCGGCCCTCTCATTTGCCACCGCCTACCAGACCACCACCACCTGCACTAGATGTCTTAAAGGGAGATTCTGGTAAAGTGACATCAAACTGCCAAAATGTTGTCTTTGAAGAGACTGCTGGTGATAGTTCCCCTCCTTACTTTGATGTAGAGGTAGATGCAAGCTCATCTGCTGCTGCTATGAAAGAAGCAATGGATAAAGCTCAAGCAAAGCTAAAAAGTGCAAAAGAATCAATAGAGAGGAAGAGGGAGAGTCTTCAAAACCGAGTGAAATCAGATACAAAGAAAGACAGAAAAGACAAGGAAGAAAAGTTGACTAAGATTGTTAATGGCCTTGTTAGCAGAAGGGATGAGAGGGAGCAGGGAATTAGTCAAATAGAAGAGAATGGAATGGAGTTTTCTGTTTTGGAGAAGCAAAAAGTTAAAAAGACAACCCAGCCAATTTTAGATTTATTAGAGGGGAAAAAGCATCGAAATGGGGCAAAAAGATCTACAGAAGAGAATCATGGTAGGGAATCCTCATCATCTCAAGGTTCTGATAGAATTGATGTTGCTGGTGAATGGAAAGAAGCTGCCCAATTTTTTGAGTTGATAACAGATAAATCTAGAAAGGCCTCTGACCAGGAAAACAATGAAAATGTTTTGTTGCataattcaaattttcatgagcGTGTGGAGAAGGAAAAAAAGGCAATTGTAAAAGCATCGCAGCATCCTCAAAAAAATGACAAGAAAGTAAAAGCAGTTAGAGCAGATGATGAACTGGTGGATTGTGAGAAGAAAACTGAAGATCCAAAGGAAGCTGTTGAACAGAACAGAAGCAGTGGAAGATCAGTCGCAGCAAACAGACAGAAAGGAAATGATAAGAAGGTACAAGTGGCTGTAGAGGcttctaaacaggaaggaaatgagaagaaatttaacatggacTTGAAACCTGTAGAAACTGAAAAGCCTCAGGCTAGACTTGATGACTTGCAGAAACATGAGAACTATGTAGAGGttcaagagagagagagtaaaaTTGTAGCTAGGCAGACTAAGAAGCACAAGGAGAAAGCATTATGGCTAAAAGAGGATAATAAAATTATGGAGGATGTGAAAAAATTCACTCGTGAAAATGGAGACAGTGAAAGGAGACAAAGGAAGGTTTTTGTGCTTGAAGAAAATGATGAAAAGCTTAATGCCCCTCTTGAACaagcagaaaatgacagaaggCTGAAGAAGGTGGTTCATGAGCAGGAAGAAAATGAGAATATAAATAGTGAGGCTTCAGAAATAGAAGCAAATGGAAAGAGATTAAGAGAGGTGCTTAGGCGGGAAGAAAATGAGAGGAGACTGAAAGAGGCTCTTGAGAAGAAAGGGAATAAGAGGATACTGAAGGATACCCGTGAGAAGGAGGAGAGGctgagaagagaaagagaagctGTTGAATGGGAAGAGAATGAAAAGAGACACAGAGAGGCTCgtgaaagagaagaaaatgaaaagagaCATAGAGAGACTCGTGAAAGAGAAGAGAATGAAAAGAGACAGACAGAGGCTTGTGAAAGAGAAGAGAATGAGAAGAGACAGAGAGAAGCTCGTGAAAGAGAAGATAATGAGAAGAGACACAGAGAGGCTCgtgaaagagaagaaaatgagaAGAGGCACAAAGAGGCTCgtgaaagagaagaaaatgagaAGAGACAGAGAGAAGCTGGTGAAAGGGAAGAAAATGAGAAGAGACACAGAGAGGCTtgtgaaagagaagaaaatgagaAGAGACAGAGAGAAGCTCGCGAAAGGGAAGAAaatgagaagagaaagagagaagctAGCGAAAGGGAAGAAGgcgagaagagaaagagagacgcccgtgaaagagaagaaaatgagaAGAGACAGAGAGAAGCTCgggaaagagaagaaaatgagaAGAGACAGAGAGAAGCTCgggaaagagaagaaaatgagaAGAGACTGAGAGAAGCTCATGAAAGAGAAGAAACTGAGAATAGACAGAGAGAAGCTCATGAAAGAGAAGAAACTGAGAAGAGaataaaagaggttctggaaaAGGAAGAGAATGAAAGGAGGATGAAAGAGACTGTTGAGAAGGAAGAGAGACAGAGAAGGCAAAGAGAGGCAGTTGAACAGGAAGAGAATGCAAAGAGAGGAagagaagaaaatgagaaaagacTAAAAGAGGCTGAGAAGAAAGAGAATGGGAGACTAAAAGCTGTTGAAAGTGAAGAGAATGAAAGGAGACAAAGAGATGCTCATGAAAAGGAAGAAAGTGAGAAGAGGTGCGAAGAGACTTTTGAAAGAGAAGAAATTGAACAAGAGGCTTCGGGAAGAGAAGTTGGGAGGAGTCTAAAAGAGGTACGTGAGCAACAAAAAAACTGCATGGCTTCAAGAAGGGCTCAGGAAGCAGATGGAATTGAAGCGGCACTGAAGGTGGACAACGAGCCAGAAGATATTGGGACCACATCTCAAGCCACATGTGAGTGGGAAGAAACAGAGGCAAAACATACAGATATTGGAGAGAGTGGAAAGGAAAAGGCACTAAACAATATGGCAAAAGATCACAGTGTAATGAAGCAGGCATGTGAGCTGTGTGATGATAAGAGCCTTGGAGCAACTAAGTTAGCTGGCAAAAATGAGGGAAGCAGCAAAAAACTGGATTTAACTAAGGAGATTGCTATTGAAGAAACTAGCAAGATAGTGGATCAACTGAGAAATGATGAAAAGAAAGTAGTATCTGGCATAGCTCAGGGTAACTTAAAACAGGAAAAGAGCCAATTCCTAATGGAAGATTCAACTGACATTGAACAGAATAACATTGGGAAAGTTAGGAGTAACTTTCAGGTGGACCCAGTTTTTGGAAATCAAGGGAAGAAATTTCCTTATGAAAAAAGTGATAAAGGAAAGCATATTGAACAGAGCCAAGTTTCCCTAAATCCAGAAATCAGCAATGTGACTTTCATGTCAGCTAAAGTGGTGAAAGAATCGGTTGATACTGCAAGGAAAATTGGAGGAGCTCAGCAAATTATATTAGAAGTAAAAGGAAGCACTCAAAGAACAGCTCAGCAGGTTAATGCAACTCAAAGCACTGAAAGAAAAGTGAAGAATTCTTATGAGACTCTTTCATCAGAAGACAAAGAAGCAGAAAGAatgaagagagaaagagatctGGAAATGGAACGCCTTAGAAAAATggaggaagagagggagaggGAACGGGAAAGAGAGAAGGATAGGATGGCTGTTGATAAAGCAACACTTGATACTCGTGAGGGGGCATATGCTGAAGCTCGTGAGAGGGCAGAACGGGCTGCTGTGGAAAGAGCAACTGCTGAAGCTCGACAAAGAGCACTAAATGAGTCCCGTGAAAGATTAGAGAAGGCATGTGCAGAGGCTAGGGAAAAGTCCCTACCTGAAAAGGCATCTATGGAGGCCAGGCTTAGGGCAGAACGTGCTGCAGTAGAGAGAGCAACTGCTGAGGCACGAGAGCGGGCTTTTGAAAAAGCAATGGCTGAAAGAGCTGCTTCTGGTGCAAGAGAACGAGTAGAAAGATCTGTTTCAGATAAATTCTCTGCTTCTTCCAGGAGTAGTGGAATGAGAGCAACCTCTTCATCCTCT GATCTGCAAGATCTGCAATCCCAAGGCTCAGGCACATTTACTGGTTCAAGATATCAATATTCCTCGGTTTATAGTG aaagatttgaaggagtTGAAGGTGAGTCAGCTCAGAGGTACAAAGCTAGATTAGAGAGACATCAAAGAACAGCTGAACGTGCG GCAAAAGCCTTGGCAGAGAAAAACATGCGTGATCTTTTTGCTCAAAGAGAACAAGCAGAGAGAAAT AGGTTAGCAGAAACTCTGGATGCTGATGTCAAGAGGTGGTCAAGTGGCAAGGAAGGAAATTTGCGCGCATTGCTTTCAACCTTGCAATAT ATACTTGGGCCTGATAGTGGTTGGCAACCAATACCGCTGACAGAAGTTATAACTGCGGCTGCGGTAAAGAAAGCTTACAGGAAAGCCACTCTTTGTGTCCATCCTGACAAATTACAACAACGTGGTGCAAGTATTCAGCAGAAGTACATCTGTGAGAAGGTCTTTGATCTTCTAAAG
- the LOC110601432 gene encoding auxilin-like protein 1 isoform X2: protein MVFCFLTYRAPAEAENLSDESDHSVKDQSLSNGDSHDSVDGNMEFNISYSKVGQRRNENLSTGITHIAQLDSDSGYTFLVDKMSSLPKTDHEYQNLHPSNDDRLNIEYTGEMLRGRHLKKVMSYPANNTNNVLFFGEDVRAQKEFVRNGSLPKETFVTISDVSLRTRPSHLPPPTRPPPPALDVLKGDSGKVTSNCQNVVFEETAGDSSPPYFDVEVDASSSAAAMKEAMDKAQAKLKSAKESIERKRESLQNRVKSDTKKDRKDKEEKLTKIVNGLVSRRDEREQGISQIEENGMEFSVLEKQKVKKTTQPILDLLEGKKHRNGAKRSTEENHGRESSSSQGSDRIDVAGEWKEAAQFFELITDKSRKASDQENNENVLLHNSNFHERVEKEKKAIVKASQHPQKNDKKVKAVRADDELVDCEKKTEDPKEAVEQNRSSGRSVAANRQKGNDKKVQVAVEASKQEGNEKKFNMDLKPVETEKPQARLDDLQKHENYVEVQERESKIVARQTKKHKEKALWLKEDNKIMEDVKKFTRENGDSERRQRKVFVLEENDEKLNAPLEQAENDRRLKKVVHEQEENENINSEASEIEANGKRLREVLRREENERRLKEALEKKGNKRILKDTREKEERLRREREAVEWEENEKRHREAREREENEKRHRETREREENEKRQTEACEREENEKRQREAREREDNEKRHREAREREENEKRHKEAREREENEKRQREAGEREENEKRHREACEREENEKRQREAREREENEKRKREASEREEGEKRKRDAREREENEKRQREAREREENEKRQREAREREENEKRLREAHEREETENRQREAHEREETEKRIKEVLEKEENERRMKETVEKEERQRRQREAVEQEENAKRGREENEKRLKEAEKKENGRLKAVESEENERRQRDAHEKEESEKRCEETFEREEIEQEASGREVGRSLKEVREQQKNCMASRRAQEADGIEAALKVDNEPEDIGTTSQATCEWEETEAKHTDIGESGKEKALNNMAKDHSVMKQACELCDDKSLGATKLAGKNEGSSKKLDLTKEIAIEETSKIVDQLRNDEKKVVSGIAQGNLKQEKSQFLMEDSTDIEQNNIGKVRSNFQVDPVFGNQGKKFPYEKSDKGKHIEQSQVSLNPEISNVTFMSAKVVKESVDTARKIGGAQQIILEVKGSTQRTAQQVNATQSTERKVKNSYETLSSEDKEAERMKRERDLEMERLRKMEEEREREREREKDRMAVDKATLDTREGAYAEARERAERAAVERATAEARQRALNESRERLEKACAEAREKSLPEKASMEARLRAERAAVERATAEARERAFEKAMAERAASGARERVERSVSDKFSASSRSSGMRATSSSSDLQDLQSQGSGTFTGSRYQYSSVYSERFEGVEGESAQRYKARLERHQRTAERAAKALAEKNMRDLFAQREQAERNRLAETLDADVKRWSSGKEGNLRALLSTLQYILGPDSGWQPIPLTEVITAAAVKKAYRKATLCVHPDKLQQRGASIQQKYICEKVFDLLKEAWNKFNSEER from the exons ATGGTTTTCTGTTTCCTCACTTATAGGGCTCCAGCAGAAGCTGAAAATCTATCAGATGAGTCAGATCATTCTGTAAAGGACCAGAGCTTATCGAATGGAGATTCACATGACTCAGTTGATGGCAATATGGAGTTCAACATATCTTATAGTAAAGTTGGTCAAAGAAGGAATGAAAATTTGTCAACTGGGATTACACATATAGCTCAGCTGGATTCTGATTCTGGATATACTTTTTTGGTTGATAAAATGTCTTCCTTGCCAAAGACAGACCACGAGTATCAAAATTTGCATCCTAGTAATGATGATCGTCTCAATATCGAGTATACTGGGGAAATGCTGAGAGGAAGGCATCTCAAAAAAGTCATGTCATACCCAGCTAATAACACTAATAATGTACTGTTTTTTGGAGAAGACGTTAGGGCTCAAAAAGAATTTGTCAGGAATGGCTCTCTTCCTAAAGAGACGTTTGTAACCATTTCTGATGTAAGCCTTAGAACTCGGCCCTCTCATTTGCCACCGCCTACCAGACCACCACCACCTGCACTAGATGTCTTAAAGGGAGATTCTGGTAAAGTGACATCAAACTGCCAAAATGTTGTCTTTGAAGAGACTGCTGGTGATAGTTCCCCTCCTTACTTTGATGTAGAGGTAGATGCAAGCTCATCTGCTGCTGCTATGAAAGAAGCAATGGATAAAGCTCAAGCAAAGCTAAAAAGTGCAAAAGAATCAATAGAGAGGAAGAGGGAGAGTCTTCAAAACCGAGTGAAATCAGATACAAAGAAAGACAGAAAAGACAAGGAAGAAAAGTTGACTAAGATTGTTAATGGCCTTGTTAGCAGAAGGGATGAGAGGGAGCAGGGAATTAGTCAAATAGAAGAGAATGGAATGGAGTTTTCTGTTTTGGAGAAGCAAAAAGTTAAAAAGACAACCCAGCCAATTTTAGATTTATTAGAGGGGAAAAAGCATCGAAATGGGGCAAAAAGATCTACAGAAGAGAATCATGGTAGGGAATCCTCATCATCTCAAGGTTCTGATAGAATTGATGTTGCTGGTGAATGGAAAGAAGCTGCCCAATTTTTTGAGTTGATAACAGATAAATCTAGAAAGGCCTCTGACCAGGAAAACAATGAAAATGTTTTGTTGCataattcaaattttcatgagcGTGTGGAGAAGGAAAAAAAGGCAATTGTAAAAGCATCGCAGCATCCTCAAAAAAATGACAAGAAAGTAAAAGCAGTTAGAGCAGATGATGAACTGGTGGATTGTGAGAAGAAAACTGAAGATCCAAAGGAAGCTGTTGAACAGAACAGAAGCAGTGGAAGATCAGTCGCAGCAAACAGACAGAAAGGAAATGATAAGAAGGTACAAGTGGCTGTAGAGGcttctaaacaggaaggaaatgagaagaaatttaacatggacTTGAAACCTGTAGAAACTGAAAAGCCTCAGGCTAGACTTGATGACTTGCAGAAACATGAGAACTATGTAGAGGttcaagagagagagagtaaaaTTGTAGCTAGGCAGACTAAGAAGCACAAGGAGAAAGCATTATGGCTAAAAGAGGATAATAAAATTATGGAGGATGTGAAAAAATTCACTCGTGAAAATGGAGACAGTGAAAGGAGACAAAGGAAGGTTTTTGTGCTTGAAGAAAATGATGAAAAGCTTAATGCCCCTCTTGAACaagcagaaaatgacagaaggCTGAAGAAGGTGGTTCATGAGCAGGAAGAAAATGAGAATATAAATAGTGAGGCTTCAGAAATAGAAGCAAATGGAAAGAGATTAAGAGAGGTGCTTAGGCGGGAAGAAAATGAGAGGAGACTGAAAGAGGCTCTTGAGAAGAAAGGGAATAAGAGGATACTGAAGGATACCCGTGAGAAGGAGGAGAGGctgagaagagaaagagaagctGTTGAATGGGAAGAGAATGAAAAGAGACACAGAGAGGCTCgtgaaagagaagaaaatgaaaagagaCATAGAGAGACTCGTGAAAGAGAAGAGAATGAAAAGAGACAGACAGAGGCTTGTGAAAGAGAAGAGAATGAGAAGAGACAGAGAGAAGCTCGTGAAAGAGAAGATAATGAGAAGAGACACAGAGAGGCTCgtgaaagagaagaaaatgagaAGAGGCACAAAGAGGCTCgtgaaagagaagaaaatgagaAGAGACAGAGAGAAGCTGGTGAAAGGGAAGAAAATGAGAAGAGACACAGAGAGGCTtgtgaaagagaagaaaatgagaAGAGACAGAGAGAAGCTCGCGAAAGGGAAGAAaatgagaagagaaagagagaagctAGCGAAAGGGAAGAAGgcgagaagagaaagagagacgcccgtgaaagagaagaaaatgagaAGAGACAGAGAGAAGCTCgggaaagagaagaaaatgagaAGAGACAGAGAGAAGCTCgggaaagagaagaaaatgagaAGAGACTGAGAGAAGCTCATGAAAGAGAAGAAACTGAGAATAGACAGAGAGAAGCTCATGAAAGAGAAGAAACTGAGAAGAGaataaaagaggttctggaaaAGGAAGAGAATGAAAGGAGGATGAAAGAGACTGTTGAGAAGGAAGAGAGACAGAGAAGGCAAAGAGAGGCAGTTGAACAGGAAGAGAATGCAAAGAGAGGAagagaagaaaatgagaaaagacTAAAAGAGGCTGAGAAGAAAGAGAATGGGAGACTAAAAGCTGTTGAAAGTGAAGAGAATGAAAGGAGACAAAGAGATGCTCATGAAAAGGAAGAAAGTGAGAAGAGGTGCGAAGAGACTTTTGAAAGAGAAGAAATTGAACAAGAGGCTTCGGGAAGAGAAGTTGGGAGGAGTCTAAAAGAGGTACGTGAGCAACAAAAAAACTGCATGGCTTCAAGAAGGGCTCAGGAAGCAGATGGAATTGAAGCGGCACTGAAGGTGGACAACGAGCCAGAAGATATTGGGACCACATCTCAAGCCACATGTGAGTGGGAAGAAACAGAGGCAAAACATACAGATATTGGAGAGAGTGGAAAGGAAAAGGCACTAAACAATATGGCAAAAGATCACAGTGTAATGAAGCAGGCATGTGAGCTGTGTGATGATAAGAGCCTTGGAGCAACTAAGTTAGCTGGCAAAAATGAGGGAAGCAGCAAAAAACTGGATTTAACTAAGGAGATTGCTATTGAAGAAACTAGCAAGATAGTGGATCAACTGAGAAATGATGAAAAGAAAGTAGTATCTGGCATAGCTCAGGGTAACTTAAAACAGGAAAAGAGCCAATTCCTAATGGAAGATTCAACTGACATTGAACAGAATAACATTGGGAAAGTTAGGAGTAACTTTCAGGTGGACCCAGTTTTTGGAAATCAAGGGAAGAAATTTCCTTATGAAAAAAGTGATAAAGGAAAGCATATTGAACAGAGCCAAGTTTCCCTAAATCCAGAAATCAGCAATGTGACTTTCATGTCAGCTAAAGTGGTGAAAGAATCGGTTGATACTGCAAGGAAAATTGGAGGAGCTCAGCAAATTATATTAGAAGTAAAAGGAAGCACTCAAAGAACAGCTCAGCAGGTTAATGCAACTCAAAGCACTGAAAGAAAAGTGAAGAATTCTTATGAGACTCTTTCATCAGAAGACAAAGAAGCAGAAAGAatgaagagagaaagagatctGGAAATGGAACGCCTTAGAAAAATggaggaagagagggagaggGAACGGGAAAGAGAGAAGGATAGGATGGCTGTTGATAAAGCAACACTTGATACTCGTGAGGGGGCATATGCTGAAGCTCGTGAGAGGGCAGAACGGGCTGCTGTGGAAAGAGCAACTGCTGAAGCTCGACAAAGAGCACTAAATGAGTCCCGTGAAAGATTAGAGAAGGCATGTGCAGAGGCTAGGGAAAAGTCCCTACCTGAAAAGGCATCTATGGAGGCCAGGCTTAGGGCAGAACGTGCTGCAGTAGAGAGAGCAACTGCTGAGGCACGAGAGCGGGCTTTTGAAAAAGCAATGGCTGAAAGAGCTGCTTCTGGTGCAAGAGAACGAGTAGAAAGATCTGTTTCAGATAAATTCTCTGCTTCTTCCAGGAGTAGTGGAATGAGAGCAACCTCTTCATCCTCT GATCTGCAAGATCTGCAATCCCAAGGCTCAGGCACATTTACTGGTTCAAGATATCAATATTCCTCGGTTTATAGTG aaagatttgaaggagtTGAAGGTGAGTCAGCTCAGAGGTACAAAGCTAGATTAGAGAGACATCAAAGAACAGCTGAACGTGCG GCAAAAGCCTTGGCAGAGAAAAACATGCGTGATCTTTTTGCTCAAAGAGAACAAGCAGAGAGAAAT AGGTTAGCAGAAACTCTGGATGCTGATGTCAAGAGGTGGTCAAGTGGCAAGGAAGGAAATTTGCGCGCATTGCTTTCAACCTTGCAATAT ATACTTGGGCCTGATAGTGGTTGGCAACCAATACCGCTGACAGAAGTTATAACTGCGGCTGCGGTAAAGAAAGCTTACAGGAAAGCCACTCTTTGTGTCCATCCTGACAAATTACAACAACGTGGTGCAAGTATTCAGCAGAAGTACATCTGTGAGAAGGTCTTTGATCTTCTAAAG